In Xenopus laevis strain J_2021 chromosome 2S, Xenopus_laevis_v10.1, whole genome shotgun sequence, a genomic segment contains:
- the LOC108709671 gene encoding protein EVI2A, whose protein sequence is MQCRLRTALIIGATILLSSHAQRNQTDFQNTASSVASTASISTTILLKKTLNQNSTNLAKHLSKDITGYKEVNTSLSLNTPTQNVSVSSITESSSMINTIASNHCDNRRTRNMLQSKPCICNEDKYKTGIIICIIIIGVLVLVCAILIISCVVLANKVSRLKTKLTQSKRQARSNGDFLSASSILWSSGMETWQKKSQTATLKMEEISLNDTNTSQDEKNQLMLSSTENAKNSKEDKSISLDNEHSLPSNYVVEI, encoded by the coding sequence ATGCAGTGCCGACTGAGAACAGCCCTGATAATTGGAGCTACCATTTTACTGAGCAGTCATGCACAAAGAAATCAGACAGATTTTCAGAACACAGCCAGCTCTGTTGCTTCTACTGCATCTATTAGTACGACAATACTGCTCAAGAAAACTCTTAACCAGAACAGTACAAATTTAGCAAAACATTTGAGCAAAGACATAACAGGATATAAAGAAGTTAATACTAGCCTAAGCTTAAACACACCAACGCAAAACGTGTCTGTCAGCTCCATAACAGAAAGTTCCTCAATGATTAATACTATTGCAAGTAATCATTGTGACAACAGGAGGACAAGAAATATGCTTCAGAGCAAACCATGCATCTGCAATGAAGACAAATACAAGACTGGAATAATAATATGTATCATCATTATAGGTGTGCTGGTGCTTGTTTGTGCAATTTTAATCATAAGCTGTGTGGTTTTGGCAAATAAAGTATCACGCCTTAAAACCAAATTGACACAATCAAAGCGCCAGGCAAGAAGCAATGGGGACTTCCTGAGTGCTTCAAGCATCTTGTGGTCTTCGGGTATGGAAACGTGGCAGAAGAAATCACAGACAGCAACTTTAAAAATGGAGGAGATTTCTTTGAATGATACAAACACAAGTCAAGATGAGAAAAACCAACTGATGCTGAGTTCAACAGAGAATGCAAAGAACTCCAAAGAAGACAAAAGTATAAGCCTTGACAATGAGCATAGCCTACCATCCAATTATGTTgtggaaatataa